Proteins co-encoded in one uncultured Bacteroides sp. genomic window:
- a CDS encoding glycoside hydrolase family 66 protein, protein MRINRTIISLLFVCLVPLNGSCSSGEGSTGTGGDTPEQNITFVTLSTDKACYSPGETVTFTATTLPSSAKAAYYYLGDKLSEQTLSSATWSWTAPSTDYRGYMVKVYTTTSDGKETVLGSIAVDVSSDWTQFPRYGFLSNFDDMSTSAINSVITSLKRYHINGLQFYDWQCKHHKPLAGTPDKPDNNWTDIANRNTSLITVKNYISAAHKAGMKTMFYNLCYGVLSDAASDGAETSWNLYKDRNHSNRDVCSLSAPMFKSSIYLVDPNNTGWQNYLAKQNDDVYSVFDFDGYHIDQLGDRGADYDYNGNAIDMAAGFKTFIQAMKAKHPGKRLVMNAVARYGQQRIAESGNVDFLYNEVWSNDANYSSLKDIIDENTSYGNYKTVFAAYMNYDKANNKGYFNTPGVILADAVMFALGGSHLEMGEHMLGKEYFPNSNLQMDGTLQKAMVSYYDFLTGYENLLRNGGSFSTVDLSCTNGKMNVSAWPPSTGNVSVLAKKVNNKCEVIHLINLSNANYFSWRDLDGSMPEPSLISTPSFRLKETNTIKRIWFASPDIDGGVSQELEFHQSAASVTFKLPSLKYWDMIVVEYQ, encoded by the coding sequence ATGAGAATTAACAGAACAATTATATCTTTATTATTTGTATGTCTGGTTCCTTTAAATGGATCTTGTTCCAGTGGAGAAGGCTCCACCGGAACAGGTGGTGATACGCCTGAACAAAATATTACTTTTGTAACATTGTCAACAGACAAAGCGTGTTATTCACCTGGAGAAACAGTTACGTTTACTGCTACCACCCTGCCATCTTCAGCCAAAGCGGCATACTACTATTTGGGTGATAAGTTAAGCGAACAGACACTCTCTTCTGCAACATGGAGCTGGACCGCCCCATCCACTGATTATCGTGGTTATATGGTTAAAGTATATACTACAACCAGTGACGGAAAAGAAACAGTTTTAGGTTCTATTGCCGTAGATGTATCAAGTGACTGGACACAGTTTCCTCGTTATGGATTTCTTTCCAATTTCGATGATATGTCAACTTCAGCTATCAACTCTGTTATTACTAGCTTGAAGCGTTATCATATTAATGGATTGCAATTCTACGACTGGCAGTGCAAGCACCACAAACCCTTAGCTGGCACTCCGGATAAACCGGACAATAACTGGACAGATATTGCAAACCGCAACACATCGCTTATTACAGTAAAAAACTACATTTCAGCTGCTCATAAGGCGGGCATGAAAACAATGTTCTATAACTTATGCTATGGAGTACTTTCCGATGCAGCTTCTGATGGTGCAGAAACTTCATGGAATCTGTATAAAGACCGTAATCACAGCAACCGCGATGTCTGTTCTTTGAGTGCTCCTATGTTTAAGAGTTCAATCTATCTGGTCGATCCCAATAATACAGGTTGGCAAAACTATCTGGCAAAACAGAATGATGATGTATATTCAGTTTTTGATTTCGATGGATACCATATTGATCAGTTGGGTGATCGTGGTGCAGACTATGATTACAATGGGAATGCTATTGATATGGCTGCCGGCTTTAAGACGTTTATTCAGGCTATGAAGGCAAAACACCCCGGCAAACGATTGGTTATGAATGCTGTTGCCCGGTATGGACAGCAGAGAATTGCCGAAAGTGGTAATGTGGACTTCCTGTACAATGAGGTTTGGAGTAATGATGCAAATTATTCTTCGTTGAAAGATATTATTGACGAAAACACCTCTTATGGAAATTATAAAACTGTGTTTGCTGCTTATATGAATTATGATAAGGCCAATAACAAAGGTTATTTCAATACTCCGGGAGTTATTTTAGCTGATGCAGTTATGTTTGCATTAGGCGGATCACACCTCGAGATGGGTGAGCACATGCTTGGCAAGGAATATTTCCCGAACAGTAATCTTCAGATGGACGGCACACTTCAAAAAGCAATGGTTAGCTATTATGATTTTCTTACCGGTTATGAGAACCTGTTGCGTAATGGTGGTTCATTCTCTACGGTCGACCTCAGTTGCACTAATGGTAAGATGAATGTATCTGCATGGCCTCCATCAACAGGAAATGTATCCGTACTGGCTAAAAAGGTGAATAACAAATGCGAAGTGATTCATCTTATCAATCTGTCCAATGCCAATTATTTCAGTTGGCGAGATCTGGACGGAAGTATGCCCGAACCCTCTTTGATTTCTACTCCTTCTTTTAGATTAAAAGAGACGAATACCATTAAGAGAATATGGTTTGCATCACCGGATATTGATGGTGGCGTAAGTCAGGAACTTGAATTTCATCAGAGTGCAGCCAGTGTAACCTTTAAGTTACCATCATTGAAATACTGGGACATGATTGTTGTTGAATATCAATAA
- a CDS encoding DUF5131 family protein — protein MNWEPWTGCYKISDGCTYCYFYGPFSKRFGQNNVYKTNEFDKPIAKTTKGIYKVQSGKIVATCFASDFFIAEADEWRKEAWAMIKKRPDLDFLILTKRIDRFNISLPTDWGDGYDNVNIGCTIENQESADYRLPLFLSYPIKRRFIAAAPLLGAIDISAYLDGIEHVTVGGETGREARICNYDWVLYIREQCVKAGKTFWFKNTGSFFKYDGTVQKINPFKQSCVAKELGINILNGKKLF, from the coding sequence ATGAATTGGGAACCGTGGACAGGTTGTTATAAAATAAGCGATGGTTGCACTTACTGCTATTTCTATGGTCCTTTCTCAAAACGTTTCGGACAAAATAATGTATATAAAACGAACGAATTTGATAAACCTATAGCTAAAACGACAAAGGGTATATATAAAGTTCAAAGCGGAAAGATTGTTGCAACTTGTTTCGCAAGCGATTTTTTTATTGCAGAAGCTGATGAATGGCGTAAAGAAGCTTGGGCAATGATAAAGAAACGACCTGACCTTGACTTTTTGATTTTAACTAAACGCATCGACCGCTTTAATATTTCTCTACCAACCGATTGGGGAGATGGATATGATAATGTGAATATAGGGTGCACAATTGAAAATCAGGAATCAGCTGATTATCGACTGCCTTTGTTTTTATCCTATCCCATTAAAAGGAGATTTATAGCAGCTGCACCACTTTTGGGCGCTATTGATATATCGGCTTATCTTGACGGAATTGAGCATGTTACCGTAGGTGGTGAAACAGGACGAGAAGCTCGTATATGTAATTACGATTGGGTTTTATATATTCGGGAGCAATGTGTTAAAGCTGGAAAAACCTTTTGGTTTAAAAACACAGGTTCGTTTTTTAAATATGACGGCACAGTTCAAAAAATCAATCCATTCAAGCAGAGTTGTGTAGCAAAAGAACTTGGAATTAATATTTTAAACGGCAAAAAGCTTTTTTAA
- a CDS encoding VOC family protein, with product MKFSNVRLLVKDYKKCFKFYTEQLGFEPLWGDENGCYASFKVADGIEGFAIFVSDFMAPAVGNVEKIQPIGYREKSMVVFEVENVDDTYQTFLKKGINFINEPTDMPDWGMRVVHLRDPEENLIEFFTPLAAQ from the coding sequence ATGAAATTCAGTAACGTAAGATTATTAGTCAAAGACTACAAAAAATGCTTTAAATTTTACACAGAACAATTAGGATTTGAACCACTTTGGGGAGATGAAAACGGATGTTATGCTTCATTTAAAGTGGCAGACGGGATTGAAGGATTTGCCATTTTTGTTTCTGATTTTATGGCTCCTGCTGTTGGAAATGTTGAAAAAATACAACCGATTGGTTATAGGGAAAAATCAATGGTTGTTTTTGAAGTTGAGAATGTGGATGATACCTATCAAACATTTTTAAAAAAAGGCATTAACTTTATTAATGAACCGACTGATATGCCCGATTGGGGAATGAGAGTTGTTCACTTGCGAGACCCGGAAGAAAATTTAATTGAGTTTTTTACACCTTTAGCTGCACAGTAA
- a CDS encoding GH116 family glycosyl hydrolase, translated as MNKLQIGIMFLCAVCLSSCSSLSKQDNILTTQKYKWYSDRIVQGNYTGKALSGTALESNYQSPVNLYKPALIHFKFAINGKDNEMPSGQDHSFICKAISGKSETPVIKFGELLKADKQEAEGVILQQNTALTIRLDMREVLKSFNNQGYYVTRTGQKIYKEDFKGVYVAGDADPLIWDFDNLVNHPILQLTDEDGDGIYETRLTLNDTSKQRGGIFRWSLKNDISACPQLKAPTMLENAIYNLSLDEMQNAIEKDSTLRTGKEWPGVWTRDVSYSIILSMAYMQPKVSMNSLMRKVNSRGRIIQDTGTGGAWPCSSDRMIWAIAAYEIYKVTGDQQWLKTIYPIIKNSLEDDFETVYNPRNGLMMGESSFIDWREQSYPRWMQPADIYQSECIGTNAVHYQALNVFSHIAKLLGQPEVSGQYEQKALALKEAINKNLWMVDKGYYAQYLYGRNNYIKSPKSESLGEALAVLFDVTSPEQAKQVTENNPVVPFGAPIFYPHIADMPPYHNNAVWPFVSSYWMHASAKGGNEAGVMQAIGSIYRAAALFCTNKENFVAESGDFLGTQINSSNMLWSLSGNLSITHRLLFGIRFGDNQLSFSPFVPKALKGKRQLTGFPYRKAILDISLEGYGNRIKSFLIDGKESEPVIDANITGHHSVKIVMADNEFHPMKINLVENASSPLMPVVQLNEGRLQWQPIESAVKYEVYKDGKLWKETSDSSILLGDEKGEFQVAAIQKGGFTSFASEPIQIFPAQIYEVEQFAPKSSANFQGYKGDGFVEINKKENTNIEIDITISTEGDYAFDWRYANGNGPTNTENECAIRTLFIDGQKAGVSIFPQRGKHEWSNWGWSNPLQVHLSAGKHKISLTYMPYNENMNLVINQAMLDELRVTKLN; from the coding sequence ATGAATAAATTACAGATAGGTATTATGTTTTTGTGTGCTGTATGTTTGTCCTCTTGCTCATCCTTGAGCAAGCAGGACAACATCCTTACCACTCAAAAATATAAATGGTATTCAGATCGGATTGTTCAAGGCAATTATACAGGAAAAGCACTTTCAGGCACAGCGCTGGAATCAAATTATCAAAGTCCTGTCAATTTGTACAAACCGGCTCTGATTCATTTTAAATTTGCCATAAACGGTAAAGACAACGAAATGCCCTCGGGGCAAGATCATAGTTTTATTTGCAAAGCCATCAGTGGAAAGTCAGAGACTCCGGTTATCAAATTTGGTGAATTGCTCAAAGCAGATAAGCAGGAAGCAGAGGGAGTAATTCTTCAGCAAAACACAGCATTAACCATTCGCCTGGATATGCGCGAGGTGCTGAAATCCTTTAATAATCAGGGATATTACGTAACCCGTACAGGGCAGAAAATCTATAAGGAAGATTTTAAAGGAGTGTATGTAGCAGGTGATGCCGATCCTCTGATATGGGATTTTGATAATCTGGTAAATCACCCCATCCTGCAATTGACCGATGAGGATGGAGATGGAATTTATGAAACCAGACTCACATTGAATGATACAAGCAAACAGCGTGGAGGCATTTTCCGATGGTCGCTCAAGAATGATATTTCGGCTTGTCCTCAGTTGAAAGCTCCCACAATGCTTGAGAATGCAATTTATAATCTCTCACTGGATGAAATGCAAAACGCCATAGAAAAGGATAGCACTTTGCGAACCGGTAAAGAATGGCCCGGGGTGTGGACTCGTGATGTAAGTTACAGCATTATCTTAAGTATGGCATATATGCAACCCAAAGTATCAATGAACAGTCTGATGCGGAAAGTCAATTCTCGCGGACGGATTATTCAGGACACGGGAACAGGTGGTGCATGGCCATGTTCCAGCGACCGGATGATCTGGGCTATTGCAGCTTACGAAATTTATAAAGTAACGGGTGACCAACAATGGTTGAAAACCATCTACCCTATCATAAAGAATTCTCTGGAAGACGACTTTGAAACAGTCTACAATCCAAGAAATGGTTTGATGATGGGAGAATCTTCATTCATTGATTGGCGCGAGCAAAGTTACCCCAGATGGATGCAGCCGGCTGATATTTATCAATCGGAATGTATTGGTACCAATGCAGTTCATTATCAGGCATTGAATGTATTTAGCCATATAGCCAAACTTTTAGGTCAGCCGGAAGTATCCGGGCAATATGAACAGAAAGCTTTAGCATTAAAAGAGGCTATCAACAAAAATCTGTGGATGGTCGATAAAGGTTATTATGCACAATATCTTTATGGCAGAAACAATTACATCAAATCACCCAAAAGTGAATCGTTGGGTGAAGCATTAGCTGTGTTGTTTGATGTAACCTCTCCCGAACAAGCAAAGCAAGTGACCGAGAATAATCCGGTTGTACCTTTTGGTGCGCCCATATTTTATCCTCACATTGCCGATATGCCGCCTTATCACAACAATGCCGTGTGGCCTTTTGTTTCTTCCTACTGGATGCACGCATCTGCAAAAGGAGGAAATGAAGCCGGAGTGATGCAGGCAATTGGCAGTATTTATCGCGCTGCGGCTCTGTTCTGCACCAATAAAGAGAATTTCGTAGCCGAGTCCGGCGATTTTCTGGGTACGCAGATCAATTCCAGCAATATGTTGTGGAGCTTATCCGGCAACCTCAGCATCACTCATCGTCTACTTTTCGGTATTCGGTTCGGGGATAATCAGTTGAGCTTCTCTCCGTTCGTACCCAAAGCCTTGAAAGGAAAACGTCAATTAACCGGCTTTCCTTATCGAAAAGCCATATTGGATATATCTTTAGAGGGGTATGGAAATAGGATAAAGTCATTTCTCATTGATGGAAAAGAGAGTGAACCCGTGATCGATGCAAACATCACCGGACATCATTCTGTTAAAATTGTAATGGCAGATAATGAATTTCACCCCATGAAAATTAATCTTGTAGAAAATGCTTCATCACCATTAATGCCTGTTGTACAATTGAATGAAGGCAGATTGCAATGGCAACCCATTGAAAGTGCAGTGAAGTATGAAGTCTATAAAGACGGAAAGTTATGGAAAGAGACTTCAGATTCTTCCATCTTATTAGGAGATGAAAAAGGAGAATTCCAGGTTGCAGCAATTCAAAAAGGCGGATTCACCTCTTTTGCCAGCGAGCCGATTCAAATATTCCCTGCACAGATTTATGAGGTAGAGCAGTTCGCCCCGAAGTCTTCAGCCAATTTTCAAGGATATAAAGGCGATGGATTTGTTGAAATCAATAAGAAAGAAAACACTAACATTGAAATCGATATAACGATAAGTACAGAAGGTGATTATGCATTCGACTGGCGTTATGCCAATGGTAATGGCCCCACCAATACCGAAAATGAATGTGCAATCCGTACCCTCTTTATCGATGGACAAAAAGCAGGAGTTAGTATATTCCCTCAAAGAGGAAAGCATGAGTGGAGCAACTGGGGATGGAGCAATCCTCTTCAAGTTCACCTTTCAGCCGGAAAACACAAAATTTCCCTAACCTATATGCCATATAACGAGAATATGAATCTTGTTATCAACCAGGCAATGCTTGATGAGCTTCGTGTTACTAAGCTTAATTAA
- a CDS encoding DUF5107 domain-containing protein, which produces MQVKVWEENVVIPTYEVGKPEKNPIFLEKRVYQGSSGAVYPYPVIEKIADEKVDRSYKAVFLENEYIKIMILPELGGRVQMAYDKIKQRHFIYYNHVIKPALVGLTGPWISGGIEFNWPQHHRPSTFLPVDYTVEHNADGSVTVWVSEMERMFHQKGMAGFTLSPGRAVLEIKAKLYNPTPFPQTFLWWANPAVAVNEHYQSVFPPDVNAVFDHGKRDVSTFPIATGTYYKIDYSAGVDISNYKNIPVPTSYMAINSEYNFVGGYENDTQAGVLHVANHHVSPGKKQWTWGNGDFGKAWDRNLTDEDGPYIELMAGVFTDNQPDFSWMQPYEEKTFTQYFLPYRELGVVKNASVDVLINLEKEGTTAIIKVFATSLQKNARVILEGYLNEVVDLSPENVYTRNVEVGDTPFSELKLTILNSNDKQLISWHPEKVDSKPTPDAAKPALLPEEITTCEQLYLTGLHLEQYRHATYNATDYYLEALKRDPSDVRNNNAMGLWLLRRGKFAESEKYFKAAIDTQLQRNPNPYDGEPLYNLGLSLKLQGKNKQAYDSFYKSCWNAAMQDAGYFSCAQVSCIHGNLTDALYEVDKSLVRNWHNNKARALKAAILRSLDKSSEALELITDSLKLDLFNFGCRFEKYLVTKDASALAEMHQLMRGEIHNYEVIALDYIGAGFYAEAVQLLEEGAKICPTTPMTYYYMGWSLYLDGKECIPAFEKAAAHAPEFCFPNRLEAILALECAQKINPKDSKAPYYLGNLWYDKRQYSEAIACWEKSVALDDSFPTVVRNLSLAYFNKANKEEKALEYLEKAFALDNTDSRILMELDQLYKRLCRPHQERLSFLEKHLSLVEQRDDIYLERATLYNQTGNYAKAKDLIDAHKFHPWEGGEGKVPAQYQICRVELAKQYLSEKEYLQAIDLLNQCLEYPHNLGEGKLHGAQENDFHYFLGCAFEGLGDMAQARKYWELATIGITEPAAAIFYNDQKPDKIFYQGLALLKLGRNDEAQSRFNRLISYGNQHMSETIKLDYFAVSLPDLLIWEDDLTFRNKVHCTYMLGLGYLGLGEIEKAKDLLSEASVMDVNHQGAQIHLAMALAES; this is translated from the coding sequence ATGCAAGTAAAAGTTTGGGAAGAAAATGTAGTTATTCCAACCTATGAAGTTGGCAAACCGGAAAAGAATCCTATTTTTTTGGAGAAACGTGTTTATCAGGGAAGTAGCGGAGCTGTGTATCCATATCCGGTGATTGAGAAAATTGCAGATGAAAAGGTTGACAGATCATATAAGGCTGTTTTTCTTGAAAATGAGTACATTAAAATAATGATTCTACCCGAGTTGGGTGGTCGTGTTCAGATGGCTTATGATAAAATCAAACAACGGCACTTTATTTATTATAATCATGTAATTAAGCCTGCTTTGGTTGGGTTGACTGGCCCATGGATTTCTGGTGGTATTGAGTTTAACTGGCCACAGCACCATCGTCCAAGCACATTTTTGCCGGTAGATTATACGGTAGAACACAATGCCGATGGAAGTGTAACTGTCTGGGTGAGTGAAATGGAAAGAATGTTCCATCAAAAAGGTATGGCTGGTTTTACTTTAAGTCCGGGTAGAGCTGTGTTGGAAATTAAAGCAAAGCTTTATAATCCTACGCCATTTCCGCAGACATTCTTATGGTGGGCTAATCCGGCAGTGGCTGTCAATGAACATTATCAATCGGTGTTTCCACCAGATGTAAATGCAGTATTTGACCATGGAAAACGTGATGTTTCAACCTTTCCAATAGCAACCGGAACGTATTACAAAATTGATTATTCCGCCGGAGTAGATATTTCTAACTATAAAAATATTCCGGTTCCCACTTCGTATATGGCAATCAATTCGGAGTATAATTTTGTGGGTGGATACGAAAATGATACGCAGGCCGGTGTACTTCACGTTGCTAATCACCATGTTTCGCCGGGTAAAAAACAATGGACCTGGGGAAATGGTGATTTTGGAAAAGCCTGGGATCGCAATCTGACAGACGAAGACGGACCATATATAGAGTTAATGGCTGGAGTCTTTACTGATAATCAGCCGGATTTCTCCTGGATGCAACCCTATGAAGAGAAAACATTCACTCAGTATTTTTTGCCTTATCGCGAACTAGGCGTGGTAAAGAATGCCTCAGTAGATGTGCTTATTAACCTTGAAAAAGAAGGAACAACAGCCATTATTAAAGTGTTTGCCACTTCTTTACAAAAAAATGCAAGAGTTATTTTAGAGGGATATTTAAATGAAGTTGTTGATCTTAGTCCTGAAAATGTTTATACCAGGAATGTAGAAGTTGGCGATACTCCTTTTTCTGAATTAAAACTTACCATCCTGAACAGTAATGATAAGCAATTAATCAGCTGGCATCCGGAGAAAGTAGATAGCAAGCCAACTCCAGATGCAGCAAAACCAGCTTTGTTGCCAGAGGAAATAACAACATGCGAACAATTATATCTTACAGGCCTGCATTTAGAGCAATATCGTCATGCTACGTACAATGCTACAGATTATTATCTTGAAGCGTTGAAACGTGATCCAAGTGACGTGCGAAACAACAATGCAATGGGGTTGTGGTTACTTCGTCGGGGCAAATTTGCAGAATCGGAAAAGTACTTCAAAGCAGCCATTGATACACAATTGCAACGCAACCCTAATCCATACGATGGCGAACCGCTTTATAATCTGGGATTATCGCTCAAGCTTCAGGGAAAGAACAAACAAGCTTATGATTCATTTTATAAGTCATGTTGGAATGCTGCTATGCAGGATGCCGGATATTTCTCGTGTGCACAGGTTTCGTGTATCCATGGTAATTTGACTGATGCCTTGTATGAAGTTGATAAATCTTTGGTCCGCAACTGGCACAATAATAAGGCACGAGCTTTGAAAGCTGCTATTTTAAGGAGTCTGGATAAAAGCAGTGAAGCTTTAGAATTAATCACTGATTCGTTAAAACTAGATTTATTCAATTTTGGATGCCGGTTTGAGAAATATCTAGTGACAAAAGATGCATCTGCTTTGGCAGAGATGCACCAACTGATGCGAGGTGAAATTCATAACTATGAGGTCATTGCACTCGACTATATCGGTGCGGGCTTTTATGCCGAGGCTGTGCAATTATTGGAAGAAGGTGCAAAAATATGTCCAACAACGCCAATGACCTATTATTATATGGGCTGGAGTTTATACCTGGATGGAAAGGAGTGCATACCGGCATTTGAAAAAGCGGCAGCTCATGCTCCGGAATTTTGTTTCCCTAACCGTTTGGAAGCCATTTTGGCTTTGGAATGTGCACAAAAAATAAATCCGAAAGATTCAAAAGCACCTTATTATCTGGGTAATTTATGGTATGACAAACGTCAGTATTCTGAGGCCATTGCATGTTGGGAGAAATCGGTTGCACTCGATGATTCATTCCCTACAGTCGTTAGAAATCTTTCACTGGCTTATTTCAATAAAGCAAATAAAGAGGAAAAGGCATTGGAATATTTAGAAAAGGCTTTTGCACTAGACAACACCGATTCACGTATTCTGATGGAACTTGACCAATTGTATAAACGTCTTTGCCGTCCGCATCAGGAGCGGTTGTCTTTTCTTGAAAAGCACCTTAGTCTGGTGGAGCAACGTGATGATATTTATCTGGAACGTGCAACTCTTTACAATCAGACTGGGAATTATGCCAAAGCAAAAGATCTGATAGATGCACACAAATTTCATCCATGGGAGGGTGGGGAAGGTAAAGTTCCTGCTCAATATCAGATTTGCAGGGTTGAGTTAGCCAAACAATATCTGTCAGAAAAAGAATATCTGCAGGCAATTGATTTATTAAACCAGTGCTTAGAATATCCTCACAATTTGGGAGAAGGAAAATTGCATGGAGCACAGGAAAATGATTTCCATTATTTCCTTGGATGTGCATTTGAAGGATTGGGAGATATGGCTCAGGCTCGCAAGTATTGGGAGCTGGCAACAATTGGGATAACTGAGCCGGCAGCTGCTATATTCTATAACGACCAAAAACCAGATAAGATATTCTATCAGGGATTGGCATTACTCAAACTGGGCCGGAATGATGAAGCGCAAAGTCGTTTTAATCGCCTTATCTCTTATGGTAATCAACATATGTCTGAAACCATTAAACTGGATTATTTTGCAGTATCATTGCCTGATTTACTTATTTGGGAAGATGATCTCACATTCCGGAACAAAGTTCATTGTACTTACATGCTGGGCTTAGGATATTTAGGCTTGGGAGAAATAGAAAAAGCAAAAGATCTGTTATCAGAAGCATCAGTTATGGATGTTAATCATCAGGGTGCACAGATTCATTTGGCTATGGCATTAGCGGAAAGCTAA
- the pelA gene encoding pectate lyase: MSYIQMSLRRALIVSITILCASNLFAQTQARNQKCPPISLNPFSDSSRHWYGIHDDHNIINPSLNQPKYKETEITKIADNILLYQRNNGGWPKNYDVQAILTPRQADSLVSTKNMVHTTFDNSTTYTHVDYLAQVYTLTHIEKYKKACEKGIRFILSAQYPNGGWPQYYPLEKGYSRRITFNDGAYIGVMEILRKIVSNDANYSFIDNKLRKKVVTAYQKGIDCILKTQIVDRGRLTVWCQQHDEITLKPAWARAFEPPCICNGESAGIVLFLMNIKNPDQRIINSVQSAVKWFQESRILNTRVETIKAAPEKSNWRTSTTDRVVVLDTLASPIWTRYYEMGTDRPMFSDRNSKILYSLSEVSRERRSGYGWYTYAPQEVLNKYPVWQKKWVPDENVLNK, encoded by the coding sequence ATGTCATACATCCAAATGTCATTAAGAAGAGCACTAATCGTCAGTATAACAATACTTTGTGCCAGCAATTTATTTGCGCAAACACAAGCTCGGAATCAAAAGTGTCCCCCTATCAGTTTAAATCCCTTCTCCGATAGTTCCAGACATTGGTACGGAATACATGATGATCATAATATCATCAATCCGTCACTCAACCAGCCTAAATACAAAGAGACGGAAATTACAAAAATTGCAGATAATATTCTTCTTTATCAGCGGAATAATGGTGGATGGCCTAAGAACTATGATGTACAAGCCATACTTACTCCCAGGCAAGCCGATAGTCTGGTAAGTACCAAAAACATGGTTCATACCACTTTTGATAATTCAACGACCTATACTCATGTGGACTATTTAGCTCAGGTATATACACTCACTCATATTGAGAAATATAAGAAAGCCTGTGAAAAAGGTATCAGATTTATTCTTTCTGCTCAATATCCCAATGGAGGGTGGCCACAATACTATCCATTGGAAAAAGGATATAGCAGGCGCATCACTTTCAACGATGGAGCATATATCGGAGTAATGGAAATATTGAGAAAGATAGTCAGCAACGATGCAAATTATTCTTTCATTGATAATAAGTTACGTAAGAAAGTTGTGACTGCTTATCAGAAAGGAATTGATTGTATTCTGAAAACACAAATAGTAGACAGAGGAAGACTTACCGTGTGGTGTCAGCAACATGATGAAATAACATTGAAGCCAGCATGGGCCAGAGCTTTTGAGCCACCATGTATTTGCAATGGAGAAAGTGCAGGTATTGTATTGTTTCTGATGAATATAAAAAATCCGGATCAGAGAATTATCAATTCTGTGCAATCTGCGGTAAAATGGTTCCAGGAATCCAGGATTCTGAATACCCGGGTAGAAACAATAAAGGCTGCTCCTGAAAAATCTAATTGGAGAACAAGTACAACAGACAGAGTTGTTGTACTTGACACTCTGGCTTCTCCCATCTGGACCCGCTACTATGAAATGGGAACAGACAGACCGATGTTTAGTGACAGGAATAGCAAAATTCTTTATTCATTGTCTGAAGTGAGCAGAGAAAGACGAAGTGGGTATGGATGGTATACTTATGCCCCGCAAGAAGTGCTAAATAAATATCCTGTTTGGCAGAAAAAATGGGTGCCTGACGAAAATGTCTTAAACAAATAA
- a CDS encoding DUF4143 domain-containing protein, translated as MGSSFIHELSTHIRTRQSQASGFTEFKGALAENYILQSLKTQFEVPLRYWPSARSAEVDFILQDKDYIFPIEVKSGINVRGKSLQIYNTKFQPKYRIRYSGLNLSKDDNLLNIPLFMSDYTTKIFNLLECI; from the coding sequence ATAGGTAGCTCCTTCATACATGAATTGTCCACCCACATCAGGACGAGACAATCTCAAGCATCCGGTTTTACAGAATTTAAAGGAGCATTAGCAGAAAACTATATTTTGCAAAGCTTGAAAACGCAATTTGAAGTTCCACTACGCTACTGGCCCTCAGCCCGCTCTGCTGAAGTGGATTTTATTTTGCAGGATAAAGATTACATATTCCCCATAGAAGTTAAGTCTGGTATAAATGTACGTGGAAAAAGCCTGCAAATTTATAATACCAAGTTTCAGCCTAAATATAGAATCCGATACTCTGGGTTAAATCTTTCAAAAGACGATAATCTTTTGAATATTCCTTTATTTATGAGTGATTACACTACCAAAATCTTTAATCTGCTTGAATGTATCTAG